The following coding sequences lie in one Campylobacter concisus genomic window:
- a CDS encoding FtsW/RodA/SpoVE family cell cycle protein, which translates to MIKLDRRILTHFDFIQPFLIIPIIIISYILVSEANDILANKQLIYFGIGFASFCVAFLLPIRRIDWIIPMFYWVCIVLLLSVDLFGVSKLGARRWLEIPFVHFTLQPSELMKPAFLLMLAYLIKQRPPEANGYGVKDFLRLSFYILLPFVLIMKEPDLGTALILLIVGYTILFVIGVNKKIWITIILAIGFLAPVLYENLHDYQKKRIHDFIAEEPSYHVKQSIIAIGSGGLKGKPKDEATQTHFKFLPIATSDFIFAYNIERFGFYGGLFLLGLYGALITHLLSLNYGLKNDYFTQVTTTGIAALIFVYVGVNVSMTIGFAPVVGVPLPFFSYGGSSFVTFMVLFGILQNLLTFRFDRTYSFIKIHF; encoded by the coding sequence TTGATAAAACTAGATCGGCGTATTTTAACACATTTTGATTTTATTCAGCCGTTTTTAATAATCCCAATCATCATAATTTCATACATCCTAGTTTCCGAGGCAAACGACATTTTAGCAAACAAACAGCTTATATATTTTGGCATAGGTTTTGCATCATTTTGTGTAGCATTTTTACTGCCCATTAGGCGTATCGACTGGATCATTCCGATGTTTTACTGGGTCTGCATCGTGCTACTTTTAAGCGTTGATCTCTTTGGCGTTAGCAAACTAGGAGCTAGGCGCTGGCTAGAAATTCCCTTCGTTCACTTCACACTTCAGCCATCAGAGCTTATGAAGCCAGCCTTTTTGCTAATGCTAGCCTATCTCATTAAACAGCGTCCTCCAGAAGCTAATGGATACGGAGTAAAAGATTTTTTAAGACTTAGTTTTTATATACTTTTGCCATTTGTGCTCATCATGAAAGAGCCTGATCTTGGCACTGCGCTAATACTTTTAATAGTTGGCTACACCATCCTTTTTGTAATCGGCGTAAATAAAAAAATTTGGATAACCATCATCCTTGCGATAGGCTTTTTGGCGCCGGTTTTGTATGAAAATTTACATGACTATCAAAAAAAGAGGATTCACGATTTCATCGCTGAAGAACCAAGCTATCACGTCAAACAAAGTATCATCGCCATAGGTAGCGGCGGACTCAAAGGCAAGCCAAAGGACGAAGCAACGCAGACGCACTTTAAATTTTTGCCAATCGCCACTAGTGACTTTATCTTTGCCTACAATATCGAGCGTTTTGGCTTTTATGGTGGATTGTTTTTGCTTGGGCTTTATGGAGCACTTATAACGCATCTTTTAAGCTTAAATTACGGCCTAAAAAACGACTATTTTACACAAGTTACCACCACGGGGATTGCTGCACTTATTTTCGTTTATGTGGGTGTAAATGTCTCGATGACGATAGGTTTTGCACCAGTTGTGGGCGTACCACTGCCATTTTTTAGTTACGGCGGAAGCAGCTTTGTTACATTTATGGTGCTTTTTGGGATTTTGCAAAATTTGCTAACTTTTAGATTTGATAGAACTTATAGCTTTATAAAAATTCACTTCTAA
- a CDS encoding aminotransferase class V-fold PLP-dependent enzyme has translation MLNIDEVRKNIILKEGLYYFDYTASGLAYKPIEDEILKFLKTYANTHSDSSSSAVLTQKYYENARAELKSLLGLDDSFYLIATGQGATAAIKKFQEIMGIYISPATRALIGEANLRNLNLPLAIIGPYEHHSVEVSLREGLCDIKRIELDENNEIDYAMLENTLKQNAKRKIIASFSAASNVTGVKTNYKKIYSLIKKYDGILALDVATLSAYENVDCRYFDALFLSPHKLLGGVGSCGLLAIKKELCKNLPTFAAGGTVKYVSRTSHIFTNEVENLEEGGTPPIMQLMRANLAYKLRNEIGLNNIKEAECELGEMFCKELEKIDEAINYCPENLDRLPIFAFNVKGVSPYDFAASLSSDFGIQTRAGCDCAGPYGHDLLNLKDNTIFEAKPGWVRVSIHYTHTKEDIKYLINAIKSCIKKHKEG, from the coding sequence TTGCTAAATATCGATGAAGTAAGAAAAAATATCATTTTAAAAGAGGGCCTTTACTATTTTGACTACACAGCTTCAGGTCTTGCTTACAAGCCCATCGAAGATGAAATTTTAAAATTTTTAAAAACCTACGCAAACACTCACTCAGATAGTAGTTCAAGCGCTGTGCTAACGCAAAAATACTATGAAAACGCAAGAGCTGAGCTAAAAAGCTTATTAGGCCTTGATGATAGTTTTTATCTTATTGCGACTGGTCAAGGAGCAACGGCTGCGATAAAGAAATTTCAGGAGATAATGGGAATTTATATCTCACCAGCTACAAGAGCTTTGATAGGCGAAGCAAATTTAAGGAATTTAAACTTGCCACTAGCGATCATTGGCCCTTATGAGCATCACTCCGTTGAAGTTAGCTTAAGAGAAGGGCTTTGTGATATAAAACGCATAGAGCTTGATGAAAATAATGAGATAGACTATGCGATGCTTGAGAATACATTAAAGCAAAATGCAAAAAGAAAGATAATAGCTAGCTTTAGTGCCGCCTCAAACGTCACTGGCGTTAAAACTAATTATAAAAAAATTTACTCGCTGATTAAAAAATATGATGGCATTTTAGCACTTGACGTGGCTACTCTTAGTGCTTATGAAAATGTTGATTGCAGATATTTTGACGCACTGTTTCTCTCGCCTCACAAGCTACTTGGCGGAGTTGGGAGTTGTGGGCTTTTGGCTATCAAAAAAGAGCTTTGTAAAAATTTGCCTACATTTGCAGCAGGAGGCACAGTCAAGTACGTAAGCAGGACATCGCATATTTTTACTAATGAAGTTGAAAATTTAGAAGAGGGCGGCACGCCACCGATAATGCAGCTAATGCGTGCAAATTTAGCCTACAAACTAAGAAATGAGATCGGACTTAATAATATAAAAGAGGCTGAATGTGAGCTAGGCGAGATGTTTTGCAAAGAACTAGAAAAGATAGATGAGGCGATAAATTATTGTCCTGAAAATTTAGACAGATTGCCTATTTTTGCATTTAATGTAAAAGGCGTTTCACCTTATGATTTTGCTGCGAGCCTAAGTAGTGATTTTGGTATACAAACGCGTGCAGGCTGTGATTGCGCTGGGCCGTATGGACATGATCTGCTTAATTTAAAAGATAATACCATTTTTGAAGCAAAACCTGGCTGGGTACGTGTTAGCATTCACTATACGCATACAAAAGAGGATATAAAATATCTTATAAATGCTATAAAATCTTGCATCAAAAAGCACAAAGAAGGATAG
- the thiE gene encoding thiamine phosphate synthase yields the protein MIEIYAISDDVLMPENLALQYTKEILECGVKFFQFRSKKIPKDKRLASEIFNLCEKFGARFIVNDDILFAAHIGAKSVHLGKDDASIKEAFEILGDDAYVGVSCYDSLELALRAKQNGASYVAFGAMFKSPTKPNALLCKAQTISQAKEMGMNVCVIGGINASNIASVARVKPDMVALISAIYKDGTIKKNIENLQRNLLL from the coding sequence GTGATTGAAATTTATGCGATTAGCGACGATGTGTTGATGCCTGAAAATTTAGCCTTGCAATACACTAAAGAAATTTTAGAGTGTGGGGTGAAATTTTTTCAATTTCGCTCTAAAAAAATACCCAAAGACAAGAGGCTGGCTAGTGAAATTTTCAATCTATGCGAAAAATTTGGAGCAAGATTTATCGTAAATGATGATATTTTATTCGCTGCTCATATAGGGGCAAAGTCCGTGCATTTGGGAAAAGATGATGCGAGTATAAAAGAAGCATTTGAAATTTTAGGAGATGATGCTTACGTGGGAGTTAGCTGCTATGATAGCTTAGAGCTTGCCCTTAGGGCAAAACAAAATGGTGCTAGCTATGTGGCTTTTGGAGCGATGTTTAAAAGCCCAACAAAACCAAATGCGCTACTTTGCAAGGCTCAAACCATATCACAAGCAAAAGAAATGGGAATGAATGTATGTGTCATAGGGGGCATAAATGCTAGCAACATTGCAAGTGTCGCTAGAGTAAAACCAGACATGGTCGCCTTAATATCCGCTATCTATAAAGATGGCACGATAAAGAAAAATATAGAAAATTTACAAAGAAATTTATTGCTTTAA